From a region of the Paenibacillus segetis genome:
- a CDS encoding sugar phosphate isomerase/epimerase family protein: MIRGLSRAGIGSVSDEQFITLAAKYGFGAVDLEAEALIASHGLEGAKELLEQHQMLIGSIGLNVEWRGSEEQFLEGLKGLAASASAASSLGCKSCCTYILPATDQNPALFMAQTVCRLRIISEVLGAYGIKLGLEFVGPHHLRTAWKNPFIWTVHDTLTLIDAIAQPNVGLLVDAYHCYTTGYTADDIRKQLLPEQIVHVHINDAYDLPVEQLLDNDRLYPGEGVIDLQGFVQSLGDIGYRGVVAQEVITPAISAGSPDDLFQRSKLGFDKVFS, translated from the coding sequence TTGATTAGAGGGTTGAGTAGAGCTGGAATTGGTTCAGTTAGTGATGAACAGTTTATTACCTTAGCGGCGAAATATGGCTTTGGCGCTGTGGATCTTGAAGCAGAGGCGTTAATTGCTAGTCATGGGCTTGAAGGAGCTAAGGAGCTATTAGAGCAACATCAGATGTTGATTGGTTCTATCGGTTTGAATGTGGAATGGCGCGGCTCTGAGGAGCAGTTTCTTGAAGGTTTGAAGGGATTGGCAGCATCAGCTTCTGCTGCTTCGTCTTTAGGCTGTAAGAGTTGCTGCACCTACATTTTACCAGCTACTGATCAGAATCCGGCGCTATTTATGGCGCAGACGGTTTGCCGCTTGCGGATCATATCAGAGGTGCTAGGGGCATACGGAATTAAGCTTGGTCTGGAATTTGTGGGTCCTCATCATCTTCGGACGGCATGGAAGAATCCATTCATTTGGACCGTACATGATACATTGACATTAATCGATGCGATTGCACAACCTAATGTTGGGCTCTTGGTTGACGCTTATCACTGCTATACGACAGGGTATACGGCGGATGATATCCGTAAGCAGTTACTACCCGAGCAAATTGTTCATGTTCATATCAACGATGCCTATGATCTTCCTGTAGAGCAATTACTAGATAATGATAGACTATATCCGGGGGAAGGCGTCATCGATTTACAAGGTTTTGTACAGAGTCTAGGCGATATCGGGTACCGTGGGGTTGTTGCTCAGGAAGTGATTACTCCAGCTATATCGGCTGGAAGTCCTGATGACTTATTTCAGCGGTCCAAACTTGGGTTTGATAAGGTATTTTCATAG
- a CDS encoding ABC transporter permease, with protein MLYFTLASKAYARNLQYRGAHMVHNIASAMFGYMYACIWIGLGKDHTLGDYGTQGMISYIAFTQSSLWISGFISNGLGIPQAVRTGLISLDLLRPVHLFSHLMAREWGQIAYQFLYKSLPIYLLFVVVFRLQPPDHWLTLLYAGVGLAGAAYLAICMNFIIGASAMWTTESSWLYWGNHALINLLAGFFIPLEWLPGWLEQFAWLTPYPYLLYVPTRIFLGFGDVSLLWGTLFWCVLMTCCCLLATHWLRRKVEVQGG; from the coding sequence ATGCTTTATTTCACTTTGGCTTCCAAAGCCTATGCCCGTAATCTTCAGTATCGCGGTGCACACATGGTACATAATATCGCAAGTGCGATGTTTGGCTACATGTATGCCTGTATCTGGATCGGGCTTGGCAAGGACCACACACTTGGAGATTACGGAACACAAGGGATGATAAGCTATATCGCTTTCACCCAATCGTCATTGTGGATTTCCGGCTTTATCTCGAACGGTCTGGGTATCCCACAAGCGGTGCGGACCGGTCTCATTTCACTCGATTTGCTACGTCCTGTCCATTTGTTCTCACATTTGATGGCCCGGGAATGGGGGCAGATCGCCTACCAGTTTCTGTACAAGTCCCTCCCTATTTATCTGTTGTTTGTTGTCGTTTTTCGGTTACAGCCTCCTGATCATTGGCTTACGCTCTTATATGCTGGTGTAGGTCTGGCTGGAGCTGCATATTTAGCTATTTGTATGAATTTCATAATTGGTGCAAGTGCGATGTGGACCACGGAATCATCATGGCTGTATTGGGGAAACCATGCATTGATTAATTTGCTAGCTGGATTCTTTATTCCGTTGGAATGGCTGCCGGGTTGGCTGGAGCAATTTGCATGGTTAACACCGTATCCTTATCTTCTCTATGTCCCTACGCGAATATTTCTTGGTTTCGGTGACGTTTCTTTGCTGTGGGGAACGTTGTTTTGGTGTGTACTTATGACATGTTGTTGTCTGTTAGCGACTCATTGGCTTAGGAGGAAAGTAGAGGTGCAGGGCGGATGA
- a CDS encoding ABC transporter permease, whose product MKLASWFSLYRLLIRTSIRSRMQYKLNFVMASVLAALIQISEFLMVAIVLNKFGAIQGWSLYEIGYLFAVITLSKTLYRTFADEVHHLEKYLVGGELDQLLTRPLPVLLTLMPQNFRIMLGEVLQGGFLLCWSLGSMMSRGQISWVAIPLTILAICTGAVIMFSIGLATATLGFWTTRISELQNITEDAARTAAQYPLTLYPKWLSSLLLIVIPVGLVNYVPALYILRGELGPWVPAVVALAAGLCLYGSLRFWQFGITKYQSTGS is encoded by the coding sequence ATGAAGTTAGCATCATGGTTTTCTTTATATCGTCTGTTGATTCGTACAAGTATCCGAAGTCGGATGCAGTATAAGTTAAACTTTGTAATGGCCTCTGTACTAGCAGCGCTGATTCAAATTTCAGAATTTTTGATGGTGGCGATTGTGTTGAACAAGTTCGGTGCCATTCAGGGCTGGTCACTATATGAAATTGGATATCTCTTTGCGGTCATTACTTTGTCTAAGACGTTGTACCGAACGTTTGCTGATGAAGTTCATCACCTGGAAAAGTATCTGGTGGGTGGTGAACTGGACCAATTACTGACTCGGCCTCTTCCCGTGCTGCTAACGCTAATGCCACAGAACTTCCGGATTATGCTGGGTGAAGTACTGCAAGGTGGGTTCTTGCTCTGCTGGTCGCTTGGCAGCATGATGAGTCGTGGTCAGATTAGCTGGGTAGCTATTCCACTGACTATACTAGCGATTTGTACCGGGGCCGTTATTATGTTCTCGATCGGATTAGCTACCGCAACGCTTGGTTTTTGGACAACACGTATTTCGGAATTGCAGAACATTACGGAAGATGCGGCCCGAACTGCAGCGCAATATCCGTTGACCTTATATCCTAAATGGTTGTCTTCGTTATTGTTAATCGTGATTCCGGTAGGACTTGTAAACTATGTACCGGCTTTATATATTTTGCGTGGTGAGCTTGGGCCTTGGGTCCCAGCAGTAGTGGCATTGGCCGCAGGTCTATGTCTGTATGGAAGTCTACGTTTCTGGCAGTTCGGTATAACCAAATATCAGAGTACAGGAAGCTAG
- a CDS encoding ABC transporter ATP-binding protein, protein MNIEVTEIRKQFKTPVPKEGRFAGLRTLFSRDYTVKEAVRGISFQVNSGEFIGYIGPNGAGKSTTIKMLTGILHPTSGKVLLGGMDPHKERRQTVRRLGVVFGQRSGLWWDLPVKDSYDILTEMYGVTPTDKKRRLDQFAELLDLHEFWATPVRKLSLGQRMRADLAAAMLHDPDLLFLDEPTIGLDVNAKRNIRQFLKILNEQFGKTILLTTHDMDDIEQLCKRVMVINDGELSYDGTTQGLRDSIGLPTLIRVTYRGVFHIPEHSQTNMPIHATKVQDNIVTVEANRQEWSTMDILRELEGWGEIDDIDMAEPDFEDVIHRVY, encoded by the coding sequence ATGAATATTGAGGTAACTGAGATCCGTAAGCAGTTTAAAACTCCGGTACCTAAGGAGGGACGATTCGCCGGATTACGTACATTATTCTCTCGGGATTATACTGTTAAAGAAGCTGTGCGCGGTATTTCATTTCAGGTGAATAGTGGGGAGTTCATCGGCTATATCGGACCGAATGGGGCGGGTAAATCAACAACGATCAAAATGCTCACGGGCATCCTACATCCAACCTCAGGTAAGGTGCTGCTTGGTGGCATGGACCCACATAAGGAACGACGTCAAACGGTTCGGCGGCTCGGAGTTGTGTTCGGACAGCGTAGCGGGCTGTGGTGGGATTTGCCTGTGAAGGATTCCTACGATATTTTGACCGAAATGTATGGTGTTACTCCTACGGATAAAAAACGACGTCTTGACCAGTTCGCCGAGCTACTTGATTTGCATGAATTTTGGGCTACTCCGGTACGTAAGCTTTCGCTAGGACAGCGAATGCGTGCTGACTTGGCGGCAGCCATGCTGCATGACCCGGACTTATTATTTCTTGATGAACCGACCATTGGTCTTGATGTGAATGCTAAACGGAATATCCGTCAGTTTCTGAAAATACTTAATGAGCAATTTGGCAAAACCATCCTGTTAACCACACATGATATGGACGACATTGAACAGCTGTGCAAACGGGTTATGGTAATTAACGATGGTGAATTGTCTTATGACGGAACAACGCAGGGACTCCGTGATAGTATTGGCTTACCCACCTTGATTCGGGTCACATATAGGGGAGTATTTCATATCCCAGAGCACTCTCAGACAAACATGCCAATCCACGCTACCAAGGTACAAGATAATATTGTCACGGTGGAAGCTAACCGCCAGGAGTGGAGTACGATGGACATCCTGCGTGAGCTGGAAGGTTGGGGTGAAATTGACGATATCGATATGGCAGAACCAGATTTTGAGGACGTTATCCATCGGGTGTATTAA
- a CDS encoding MarR family winged helix-turn-helix transcriptional regulator, with product MKNEDWILQEEADWLFRKVVRRFVKERDKITIEGISLPGVLMLNIINQDGAQRLGDLAEQLDFTSGAVTALCDKLEEGGFAIRKRSEGDRRTIVLEVTDEGKEMLQRNNNIGICSITTLFEGFSIKELSDQISYYRRMIDNIEGFSTRMLALAKQNTERSEQAENNSSEGEKRKSGRFVGY from the coding sequence ATGAAAAACGAAGATTGGATTCTACAAGAAGAAGCGGATTGGTTATTTCGTAAAGTAGTCAGAAGATTTGTGAAGGAACGAGACAAGATTACGATTGAAGGAATCTCGCTCCCGGGTGTGCTTATGCTGAACATCATCAATCAAGATGGTGCGCAGCGACTGGGGGATTTGGCAGAGCAACTGGATTTTACTTCAGGAGCGGTCACAGCCCTATGCGATAAGTTGGAGGAAGGTGGATTCGCAATTCGGAAGAGGAGTGAGGGGGACCGAAGGACGATTGTGCTAGAGGTTACGGATGAAGGTAAAGAAATGCTTCAGCGAAACAATAACATTGGTATTTGTAGTATAACGACGCTATTTGAGGGGTTTTCTATAAAGGAATTATCGGATCAAATTAGCTATTACCGGCGCATGATCGACAATATTGAGGGCTTTTCTACTAGAATGCTGGCTCTAGCGAAACAAAATACAGAGCGTAGTGAGCAAGCTGAGAACAACAGCTCTGAGGGAGAGAAGCGGAAATCCGGTCGATTTGTAGGTTACTGA
- a CDS encoding aryl-sulfate sulfotransferase, with the protein MGHPTIYPTGTTVYNPKKAWSGYTIYQAADLGALLIDMNGREVHLWKGLRGFPNKILPGGYVLGSTAERDPNYGFQDEANLVQVDWEGNIVWKFDRYEYIEDPGHPAQWMARAHHDYQREGNPVGYFVPGQEPKVDSGNTLILAHKNVKRPNISEIELLDDTIIEVDWEGNVLWEWTCSDHFDELGFDDHAKKSLSQDPNTRYFGNNAGDWMHINSASVLGPNKFYDQGDERFHPDNIIWDARETNIIAIIDKKTGSIVWRLGPNYNEPETEHLGWIIGQHHAHLIPQGLPGEGNILIFDNGGWAGYGLPNPSSPDGVKNALRDHSRILEINPVTLDIEWQYTPTEAGFQAPLDSYRFYSPYISSAQRLSNGNTLITEGADGRIFEITREHEIVWEHISPYKNKRNSNMVYRAYRVPYDWVPQLEQPIEQEIAAIDVADYRLPGAAGRGAQSVVEIDGTISFGEGALCVARIDEVKIDKYSGGDDL; encoded by the coding sequence ATGGGACACCCAACTATATACCCAACAGGAACGACTGTTTATAACCCTAAGAAAGCGTGGAGCGGATATACGATTTATCAGGCAGCAGACTTGGGGGCATTATTGATCGATATGAATGGAAGAGAGGTACATTTGTGGAAAGGACTTCGAGGTTTTCCTAACAAAATACTTCCTGGAGGTTATGTGCTTGGAAGTACGGCAGAGAGAGATCCTAACTATGGATTTCAAGATGAAGCCAATCTGGTACAGGTAGATTGGGAAGGCAATATCGTCTGGAAGTTTGACCGCTATGAGTATATTGAAGACCCGGGGCATCCAGCACAGTGGATGGCGAGAGCTCATCACGATTATCAACGGGAGGGTAATCCGGTAGGGTATTTCGTTCCGGGGCAGGAACCGAAGGTGGATTCGGGAAACACACTGATTCTTGCTCATAAAAACGTGAAGCGCCCCAATATATCAGAGATCGAGCTCTTGGATGACACGATCATCGAGGTGGATTGGGAAGGCAATGTCCTATGGGAATGGACGTGCAGCGATCATTTTGATGAACTGGGTTTCGATGATCACGCGAAGAAATCGCTCAGCCAAGATCCGAATACGAGATATTTCGGGAACAATGCAGGTGATTGGATGCATATTAATTCCGCTTCTGTGCTGGGTCCGAACAAATTCTACGATCAAGGAGATGAACGATTCCACCCGGATAATATTATATGGGATGCTCGCGAGACCAATATAATAGCGATTATCGACAAAAAGACAGGGAGCATCGTCTGGAGGCTAGGACCGAATTATAACGAGCCTGAGACGGAGCATCTAGGCTGGATCATCGGTCAGCATCATGCTCATCTCATCCCGCAGGGATTACCCGGGGAAGGGAACATACTTATTTTCGATAATGGAGGTTGGGCTGGTTATGGCCTCCCAAATCCCTCTTCGCCTGATGGTGTAAAAAATGCGCTCCGCGATCACTCTCGTATATTAGAGATTAATCCAGTCACCCTGGATATTGAGTGGCAATATACACCTACAGAGGCCGGATTCCAAGCGCCACTTGATTCCTATCGCTTCTATAGTCCATATATTAGTTCCGCTCAACGGTTGAGTAATGGCAACACATTGATTACGGAAGGTGCGGACGGTCGGATTTTTGAAATAACTAGAGAGCATGAAATCGTGTGGGAGCACATCTCACCTTACAAAAATAAACGGAATTCAAATATGGTATATCGCGCTTATCGTGTGCCTTATGATTGGGTGCCACAATTAGAACAACCTATAGAGCAGGAAATCGCAGCCATTGATGTGGCTGATTATCGTTTGCCAGGAGCCGCGGGTAGAGGAGCACAGTCCGTTGTTGAGATCGATGGAACGATATCTTTTGGTGAAGGTGCCTTGTGTGTGGCAAGAATTGATGAGGTGAAGATAGATAAATACTCTGGAGGAGATGACTTATGA
- a CDS encoding ABC transporter substrate-binding protein, whose translation MRNYSLTRIGVYGLVIAMLSALLAGCSADAKSEGTLKLKIADITTNPVFRVAVSKGIFKKHGIEAELITFATPAEGINSLFIKQVDVAYGADFPLLNAVSKGNYSIISSTGTATDANASEWKLFVRNDIQSAADLKGKKLSFSRGTFIPYLWDVYLGENGIALKDVELIGQGGFDESYVALKKGEIDGTWIYGSVLKEKFGALQEAHELTDMSKTPVRLGTGLIVSDELIDSNSDQLVEFLKALDEASEYAQAHPDETADILFKEVKQPREATLKDLPNNPWSIGFTEKAYNGLVGQKKYMIDNKIIEQDFELKDKLNLDLVRKAFPDRVIELK comes from the coding sequence ATGAGAAATTATAGTCTGACAAGAATCGGAGTGTACGGATTGGTCATAGCGATGTTGAGTGCATTACTGGCGGGGTGTAGTGCAGATGCCAAATCAGAGGGTACCTTAAAGCTAAAAATAGCCGACATTACCACAAATCCCGTATTTAGAGTTGCAGTAAGCAAAGGGATATTCAAAAAACATGGAATCGAAGCCGAACTCATTACATTTGCTACGCCAGCTGAAGGGATTAATTCTTTATTTATTAAACAAGTGGATGTAGCTTATGGAGCTGATTTCCCGCTTCTAAATGCGGTTAGTAAAGGCAATTATTCAATTATTTCTTCAACGGGTACAGCAACGGATGCTAACGCAAGTGAATGGAAACTATTTGTGCGAAACGATATCCAAAGCGCAGCGGATTTGAAAGGCAAGAAACTTAGCTTCTCTCGCGGCACATTCATTCCTTATTTATGGGATGTATATCTAGGCGAGAATGGTATTGCTCTAAAGGATGTAGAGTTAATCGGGCAAGGTGGTTTCGATGAATCTTATGTAGCTTTGAAAAAAGGGGAAATCGACGGTACTTGGATTTATGGGTCCGTATTAAAAGAGAAGTTCGGGGCACTGCAAGAAGCACATGAGCTGACGGACATGTCAAAAACCCCGGTTCGCTTAGGGACTGGTCTCATCGTATCTGATGAGCTTATTGACAGCAATAGTGATCAACTTGTGGAATTTTTGAAGGCGCTAGACGAAGCCTCGGAATACGCTCAAGCTCACCCTGATGAAACGGCGGATATTCTATTCAAAGAAGTGAAGCAGCCGCGTGAAGCAACGCTGAAGGATTTACCGAACAATCCTTGGAGTATCGGCTTTACTGAGAAGGCATATAACGGTTTAGTGGGTCAGAAGAAATACATGATAGACAATAAAATTATTGAGCAGGATTTTGAGCTGAAGGATAAGTTGAATCTGGATCTTGTGCGCAAGGCATTTCCAGATCGAGTAATTGAACTTAAGTAG
- a CDS encoding ABC transporter ATP-binding protein, with protein sequence MAVTSPANTIFIESLNKSYSQHTVGELHYIIKDVDLVVKGGEFFVLLGPSGCGKSTLLNMVAGFVSKSSGNLRVGEAEVGRPGRDRAVVFQQADSSLFPWLTVRENVEFGLRMKRIPRKERTAISDKYIGLVGLTGHEQKFPRELSGGMKQRVQLARVLSNDPAILLMDEPFGALDAMTRKTMQRELASIWRNTDKTVIFVTHDIQEALMLGQRIGIMSAGPSSKITDIYEVPLPYPRDIYAPEFHALYDRIQSHFDE encoded by the coding sequence ATGGCAGTTACATCACCAGCAAACACGATCTTTATTGAAAGCTTGAATAAGAGTTATTCTCAGCACACCGTGGGAGAACTCCATTACATTATTAAGGATGTGGACTTGGTCGTCAAAGGAGGAGAATTCTTTGTTCTCCTTGGACCAAGCGGATGCGGCAAATCAACGCTGCTTAATATGGTAGCTGGTTTTGTATCTAAATCATCAGGGAATTTGCGGGTAGGCGAAGCTGAAGTGGGGCGTCCTGGTCGAGACCGGGCCGTAGTCTTCCAACAGGCAGATTCCTCGTTGTTTCCTTGGCTCACCGTAAGGGAGAATGTCGAGTTCGGGCTACGTATGAAGCGAATTCCAAGGAAGGAACGTACAGCGATTTCCGATAAATACATTGGTTTGGTGGGATTGACCGGACATGAGCAGAAGTTTCCCCGCGAACTTTCGGGAGGGATGAAGCAACGGGTACAATTAGCCCGCGTATTATCGAACGACCCCGCCATTCTGCTGATGGATGAGCCTTTTGGGGCACTTGATGCCATGACAAGGAAGACGATGCAGAGGGAACTAGCTAGTATTTGGCGGAATACGGATAAGACCGTCATTTTCGTGACGCATGATATTCAAGAGGCGCTTATGCTCGGACAGCGGATCGGGATTATGTCGGCAGGACCTTCATCTAAGATAACGGACATCTATGAGGTTCCGCTACCTTATCCTCGGGATATCTACGCTCCCGAATTCCATGCACTGTATGATCGTATTCAGTCTCATTTCGATGAATAG
- a CDS encoding ABC transporter permease, with amino-acid sequence MSFLRKKWVILLLLWGVGLTLWQLLSLLYGPEVLPGPIYTAKGGLELLEDGSILRYIGISSFRVLMGWSLGSLLAIPVGLIIGKVDIVRTFAEPFLNFIRFIPPIAFITLFLVWFGIGETSKIALILYATFFIVVLNTLTGVLSVEEDKVRSARSMGASEWQILVHVIVPATVPYIFTGIRLAMGTSYMAIIGAEMIASNEGVGYLIWNSRLFFRTDWIFVGLISLGLMGFLTDRAVGFLGRKLLFRYGVVSSTSLRR; translated from the coding sequence ATGAGTTTTCTACGAAAAAAATGGGTGATCCTACTATTGCTATGGGGAGTGGGATTGACCCTATGGCAATTACTCTCACTTTTATATGGTCCCGAGGTATTACCAGGACCGATCTACACAGCCAAAGGAGGACTTGAACTTCTGGAGGATGGTTCCATCCTTAGATATATCGGGATCAGTTCTTTCAGAGTGCTAATGGGTTGGTCCCTGGGGAGTCTGTTGGCTATTCCGGTTGGATTAATCATTGGTAAAGTGGATATTGTTCGTACATTTGCGGAGCCATTTCTTAATTTTATACGTTTTATTCCGCCGATTGCCTTTATTACTTTGTTTCTGGTCTGGTTCGGGATCGGAGAAACGTCGAAGATCGCTTTGATATTATACGCTACCTTTTTCATTGTCGTATTGAACACGCTAACTGGAGTACTCTCTGTAGAGGAGGATAAAGTTCGATCAGCCAGGAGCATGGGTGCTTCAGAGTGGCAAATTCTCGTCCATGTTATTGTTCCAGCAACAGTTCCCTATATATTTACCGGGATTCGGCTCGCAATGGGCACTTCGTATATGGCGATCATAGGCGCTGAAATGATTGCTTCAAACGAAGGCGTTGGTTATTTAATCTGGAACTCACGTCTGTTCTTCCGTACAGATTGGATATTTGTTGGACTGATTTCTTTGGGTTTAATGGGTTTTTTAACCGATCGTGCAGTTGGGTTCCTTGGACGAAAGTTATTGTTTCGTTATGGCGTTGTCAGTTCGACTTCACTTAGAAGGTAG
- a CDS encoding mismatch-specific DNA-glycosylase produces MEGIPDHLDYGLAIVFIGFNPSLRSGETRHHYANPRNNFWRILHLSGLTPRLYNASEDQDLLKLGYGFTNIVARPTRGAEDITKEEYAEGREILRDKLRKYRPQVSCFVGKGVYSEFSRRAHVEWGFQQESINEGVHEFVAPSSSGLVRMKMDEIIAIYRQLSLFTSKDDHL; encoded by the coding sequence ATGGAGGGAATACCGGATCATCTAGATTATGGCTTAGCCATCGTTTTTATTGGATTTAATCCCAGTCTACGATCGGGAGAGACAAGGCATCATTATGCGAATCCACGCAATAATTTCTGGAGGATCTTGCACTTATCGGGGCTGACTCCACGTTTATATAACGCCTCCGAGGACCAAGATTTGCTGAAGTTAGGATACGGGTTCACGAATATCGTGGCTCGCCCGACACGTGGTGCAGAGGATATTACTAAAGAAGAATATGCTGAGGGCAGGGAGATTCTTCGTGATAAGCTGAGGAAGTATCGCCCACAGGTATCATGTTTTGTTGGCAAAGGAGTATACAGTGAATTTAGTCGTAGAGCACACGTTGAATGGGGATTTCAGCAGGAATCAATTAATGAAGGTGTTCACGAATTTGTCGCTCCTTCGTCTAGTGGACTGGTACGCATGAAAATGGATGAAATCATAGCGATCTACCGGCAATTGAGCCTATTTACGAGCAAGGACGATCATTTATAG
- a CDS encoding amino acid ABC transporter substrate-binding protein — translation MMILATVGCSSSSKDDNKLVIGIDDKFAPLGFRDDNNEIVGFDIDYAKAAAEKMGMEVTFQPIDWKAKESELNSGRIDLIWNGYTITDERKGKVLFTKPYLSNSQVVVTLADSDIVAISELAGKVIGLQSLSSAADALDANPIKAEVKSVSEFPDNVLALSDLKTKRLDAVVIDEVVARYYMSKEQGTFKLLTESLSPEEYGIGVKKGNEKLLDKLQKALDQLNEDGTAATISKKWFGEDKVLK, via the coding sequence ATGATGATTCTAGCAACAGTTGGATGTTCTAGCTCTAGTAAGGACGACAACAAATTAGTGATTGGGATAGACGATAAGTTTGCTCCACTTGGATTTAGAGACGATAATAACGAAATTGTTGGTTTTGACATCGATTATGCAAAAGCGGCAGCGGAGAAAATGGGGATGGAAGTTACTTTTCAACCAATCGATTGGAAAGCAAAAGAATCCGAGCTGAATAGCGGACGAATTGATCTTATATGGAACGGTTATACCATTACGGATGAACGTAAAGGCAAAGTGTTGTTCACCAAGCCGTATTTATCGAATAGCCAAGTCGTTGTTACATTGGCTGATTCAGACATTGTTGCTATATCTGAACTAGCGGGTAAGGTCATTGGTTTGCAATCATTGTCTTCTGCAGCGGATGCGTTGGATGCAAATCCAATCAAAGCAGAAGTTAAATCAGTCTCTGAATTTCCTGATAACGTACTTGCACTCAGTGATTTGAAGACGAAACGTTTGGATGCGGTGGTCATTGATGAAGTTGTTGCTAGGTATTATATGTCCAAGGAACAAGGGACATTCAAGTTACTTACTGAATCACTTTCTCCTGAAGAGTACGGCATTGGCGTGAAGAAGGGCAATGAGAAATTGCTAGATAAGCTACAGAAGGCGCTCGACCAACTGAACGAGGATGGCACAGCAGCGACGATCTCTAAGAAATGGTTTGGCGAAGACAAGGTGCTGAAGTAG
- a CDS encoding amino acid ABC transporter permease — protein MSLEYLIRITGPMLEGARTTILLFLLAIVTSIPLGFVFTLMVKSAIKPLAWLANGYIYIMRGTPLLLQMLFFCFGLPVIPVIGEYLVMDRFVAACLAFTLNYAAYFAEIFRGGLLSVDKGQYEAAQVLGLGRWHTMTRIVLPQMFRVALPAVSNESITMVKDTALLYAVAVPELLHFAQTAVNRDFTIMPFFIAGIIYLLMTLVLTLLFKWLERKFKFQ, from the coding sequence ATGAGCTTGGAATATTTAATCAGAATTACAGGACCCATGTTAGAAGGAGCACGAACGACTATTTTGTTATTCCTGCTTGCCATTGTGACCTCGATTCCACTTGGATTCGTATTTACACTCATGGTGAAGAGTGCAATCAAGCCGTTAGCTTGGCTAGCGAATGGGTACATCTACATCATGCGAGGAACACCACTGCTCCTGCAGATGTTATTCTTCTGTTTTGGACTCCCGGTTATTCCAGTGATTGGTGAATATTTAGTTATGGACCGTTTTGTTGCAGCTTGTCTGGCGTTCACACTTAATTATGCTGCATATTTTGCTGAAATTTTCCGAGGTGGTTTGTTGTCCGTAGATAAAGGCCAATATGAAGCCGCGCAAGTGCTTGGTCTAGGACGCTGGCATACGATGACTCGAATTGTGCTGCCACAAATGTTCAGGGTTGCCTTACCTGCCGTGTCTAACGAATCTATTACAATGGTAAAAGATACAGCACTACTCTATGCCGTAGCTGTACCGGAGTTACTGCATTTTGCACAGACTGCAGTGAACCGTGATTTTACAATTATGCCGTTCTTTATCGCCGGAATTATCTATTTACTCATGACTCTCGTATTAACTCTATTATTCAAATGGCTTGAGCGAAAATTCAAATTTCAATAA